Below is a genomic region from Venturia canescens isolate UGA chromosome 1, ASM1945775v1, whole genome shotgun sequence.
aaagtagataGTTCAAGGTTcaaagcacgtttacatccaaaataaaatgtaacaatcgcccgtagaacgatgaataaaatatcgattttccgaaaattcgactatcactttttcgattcataaatcaCTACGATCAGCAATGCTGGGAATATTcactatttcgaaaatataataacgaatgactacatattactgaggttgaaatactgaaacgccaaaaagtcgaacggtccAAATGGCGAAACGTTGGAAAGTCGATCaatcaaaaaaagaaatgcagcgCAGCTCAAAATACctgcgtctcactcactcgctCACTCAGActggtgatctctaatttcaAACATCGTCATTTTGGCTTTCGCCTtattttcgagccatcgctattctgcatatccaagttttataggctcgaaaaattctttttcgattttttgttgcTCTATATTCTAATCTGtataaaacaactactcttcagtttgaattcgaaaatgtgaacttttgacattcgtttggtctgttaaaattgcattcgaaatgaaaattatcgaaatatatattttcgagtaaatgcACGAATTCAAATAAGGAATTTCCGATTAAACACCTGATCTGTTGAACAGTCGATCGAGAATAAGGATTTCAAATTACGTATGTAGTATCTCTAatctgatatcacaacttaaaaaatttcgaaatatcgacttttttctttcataagaaataaatattttcataaaatactccataattttttttctccgtgtacgaCTGCTCACCCCGAGATTATTATTGACCAATTGGTACAAAGTTTCGGACATGATTTCCCAAATGACGAGAAGTATCCTCTGGAAGTTGTCCTCGTTGAGATAGTCGTGCAATATCGTTATGTTCTCATCCAAATAACGAAGCAGTCGGTCCAGAGCGTTGCTCGTAGTGTCAACAAGCTCAGCACCTTCCATGAGATATCTGCTCATAGCGGGTGCCATTTTATTGGCAACGACTTCGAGTAATTCGATGATTTTGTTCCTAACCGTGTCAGTGGCATTGTCTATTATGAGCTCGAGGGTTTGTCGACAACGATCGGCCTCTTGTTGCGTTTTGTTTTCAGCCAAAGCATCGACGATTCCTTGAAGACCGAGATCGTTCGCCCACGGCTTTATCGACGAGCGGATGTAGTCGATGTTGTTTATGGCCAAACACCAAGCAGTCGAgacttcgaattttttctcgtagACGCTACTCGTGTTGTCGTTCTCCTGGTCGATCTGAGTgactttttcaacttttgctGCCATCATGTCAGCGTAGGCGATGGAACATTTGCAAATGTccttaaaaaggaaaaaaaatcattgaccATATGCAGCCTGGCAGTGCCTCTGCAGGGGCGAAGTTAAACAAGCGAAATACGCTACAACTTACGTCGATGATTTTGGCGATGAAAGTGTATGACCCCTCGATATCTGGCCAGGCCAATTGAGTccagaaaattttgatttgacAGAAAATGCCCAACGTGTCTACCGCACTCGAACTGTACAAAACACTCGAATCGACCGGTTGGAGGGTGTCAAATTTGACGGCTCTGTCGATTCTCGTGAGGGCTTTGTACACCGCCATGTCAAGCCAGTGAGCGACCCCGGCTCTGAACCATTCGTGATAACTCTGAATCTTCATGTGATCCAGACCGTCGATGCACAGGACTTGGCCAAGTCTGCGAAacatttcatgagtttttcaTTAGTTTGGCGACTTTTTTCACCACGTTTCCATGcacactgaaaaaaactgaCTAATAACTTACACAGCGAATCTCTGGAGGGTCAAATAAAGCTCGAAAAGCGTTGTGCCGAGTGACAACTCCGCGTCGTCATTGTTTTCGACCTCGATACGTTTCAATCTTAAGCAAACGTCCTCGACGATTATCATGCACAAGTCACTGACCCGCTTTTCGTACATGATATACAGTGTTCGGGCGTATGGAAAGTTTACTTTTctgaaaaacgttgaaaattttattttctcataaaCACTGTGCTCCTCGACGTGATAAATTTGTAGTGAATAGAAGGCGATTCATCACGAACCAGTGACTGTGGACGATGGTACACGGAGAAATGAAAATAGCAAGAACTACTATGACACCACATGCAGTGTTAGGCTTCTATATCGCCCATCTcggaggtttttaccaaaaacattctaatttccaagtaaattccgaataaaaacttttaaattgtGTATTTTGCTCTGACAAAGGTTCAAactttactatttttttcctacGTTAAACATTCctacattaaaaaatgtatgttcACTCGATGACAAATCGTAAAGTAAAATAATTAATGCTCTATGGTTAGTGTtgttttcacaatcgaaatttacagttgaacatagtaCAATTtaaggagctcgaacacaagcatcgatgaTCCGCCAAAAAATGTTTCCTCCGTGTACGATTCCTACAGATTACCGTAACCGAGAGCGAATAAATGTAAACATTTTATAATTACTTGATAAACATTCTGTCGTAAACTTCTGCCGCGCGTTGCAGATCGGCTCTGACCAATTGAATGATTTTAATGTGGAGTTTGATGGCGTCTTCGTCGGTGTCCGATTCAGGGGtgttattttgtaaaatgtgGTCCCACCATTCGGCTCCTCCTTGTATAACGGTGAATTCCAGAGCCTGCAGAACGTCGGGTTTTGGGCCATCGGGCTCGGGGAACCAAGCGTACATTTTGGTCGGAAACAGATCAAAGTCTTCAGGGACTTGTAGAGTTGAGACGGAGGAAATAATTCTGTGAATTAAAAGGACGGTAAATAACGTTcagtgttggaaaaatttgtcaatgaGTAACAAAGATGAATCTTCACCCCAAAACAGCACTCATTTGCGCCATGGAGTTTTTGTCTCCATCGGTAAGTTTCctgatttttctaatgctGTTGAAACACGAGTGCAAAAGTTTTCGCGTAGCGTCCCAAAAGAGGATGACCTCGTCGTTGGAGAAGAGTCCACTTTCCAGGGGTCTCAGTAGTTCGATCGCCAATTTGTTGAAAACAGCGAAATGCAGGGGATGTTTTTGGTGGATCCTCGAGTACTCGACCCACTGTGACAACGCGACGTTTCTCGCGAGCAAACCTTTCTGCGCGCGGTGCTGAAGTACCAGCGCTTCCGCAGCTGCTGACCATCTTCCACACCAGCAATATTTTTCCGTCTTTTCTGTTTCAAGCTCGTACAAGAGTAAAATTCTCAACAAATGGCGATGCTCTTGCGCCGCCACGCGCGTGTTGTGCTCGGCGCTGAACGCCAACCTCAGTCGCACCACGCCACGGCGCTTGGATTTGTGCTTTTTTTCTAACGAATACCACATCGAGTGGCCGGTCACTGGAATATCCTGCGAATTATGAACTCATTAGTTACAATAAAAAGTTCAGCTTTTCATTCGTTCGGGGGCTTCGAATTGAACTGATTTTTTAATGACTTCGTTTGCAAATTCTAAAAACACTAAATCTGTTGCTAAGGAAAGAAAACATTGTCGAATTGAAAATATGGTTTCCCAATGTGAGGAAGCTCTGTACGAAAAACGAAAGTACCTTCAAGGGTATTCTGCTGCGCCCTATGAACTCGTTGTCGTGACTTCCGGTTGTAGCAGTTACGGCTATTTCTTTAGCGAGTTTGACCAATCCTCTGACCCCTTTAACGTCTTTCActttactcattttttctggCACCGTTTCCGCAGCGTCGAAATCCCTAATGAAAAGGCCCAAAGTACGATAAATTTAAAGGCCACTCAAGAATCACAAATTCTACAATTTTGtaggatttttttattgtactaACCAGACTTCGAGGCAAAGAGCATCATTTTCTGCGTCCTCCAAGGGCCTGAAGACCGCATTCAAACGTTAGTTTTTTGCCCCAAATATTAGCGTTCATTTTATAAACTCTGTTTCGAGCAACtgattaaattcaattttcgaatgagAATTCCACATGAAACTTACAGCTCGAAGTGCTCTTCCCAGACTGGAGTGAGCGTTGCCGTTTTAACTGCTGTATTGTAACGTCGAGTTGGGGTTGATTCGAGATAAAGAGCGCAGAAGGGATCACTCTTGCCGTTCGCATCTTTGGAAACTAATTCTTTGGCCTCTATAACCTCCACGTTGAGATGCATCACTGGAGCCTGAGAATATACTTTGTCACAATAAGCTGAACAAGATTGATTTCATTCATCAAGTTTTGTTGCTAACAGTTTTGTTTTTAAGCTCTGCAGTGAATTGtgttgtaattttgaagttttcagtAAAAAGTTTTGTAGCTTTGACGCTAAACTTTGGATTTTTTCCATACGCAAAATGTCGCTGATTCCATTCGAGTGTCACAGAATCGAAAGATTTCGCACATTTCgatgataaatttatttttaattgtgATCGAACCTCCATATTTCTGGTGTCTTCCAAAACTTGTTCGTGTGTTTCATTGTCAACCTTGAAAGCCTGCTGTAGATGGTTCAAAAGTGCATCCTGTCCGCACTCATTCGAAACATCGTAACCGACTTGATGTTGCGTCATGTAAACGAGAGTCGAATAAAGTTCTTCAATCTGGAATAAGCGTCAGTGAAGCGAAATGATTAAAAACCGCCGGATCGCGAGGCTCTCTTCAATTCAATTTGCTGCAAGCTTCggaaattttcattccttcGTTTGATTTAAGTGGAAAATTATTGCTCATACTGTAGATCAAACTGGATAAGAACGATTGTCGTGCGGACGTTTTTCCACGTTTTAATAAGTTTGAACCGTTTTATACAGAAACTTATGAGAATTCCTAGCATTACCAATATCCACGTTTCAAATGATTCAGTCACATTTTCATTCTACGTTcgcaaataattaaaatatcaggccacatttttataaatttctctCATCCAATGATACGATCgaatttaacatttttcggATTCAAATTGCAGTGGGTCACGGGAATGAAAAACACGAGTTGGGAACACGCTCGCTTCCAGTTCATGGACGAAACAAATTTAGAGATTCGTTACAGATTTGAACTCTATTTTCTGTCCTTAGTACATTCGATAACAATATACGATCGACGGTCAGTGAGGAACAATTGTTACGATATTatgaaaagtttaaaaaaattttttcattctctttggGGTCTGAAAACTCACCGTCATAGTACGAAGAATCGcgcttgtttttttctcgagttcCGCTTTCGGAACTCCCCTGAAGGTGTTGCGATTTCTACTGAGAGTTCCCATTCTTTCGAGGGTGTTTGTTATAACCATTGTTCTATTAGTTTTGTTCTCTCGTTCGTTTATATTCGCATATCGTGTGATCAAAACAACATCATTTCAAAGCCACTAAAATATTCATGGAAAAGcattaaacgaaatttcaagtttttcaaataattttttttccacacttCCTTTGTACGAAACACTTTGAGTCTCCGGTTTTCTGCTTCCCggcaaattctttttttaacgCTCTTGAGAGGCGTTCGATCACTCGAAAATTCCGCCCGGGCTATTCCTTCtcgcaaacatttttttcgcacacgTGTTCACGGTTGCCAAACGCAATGATTTCGTCGTACTTtcaacgattgaaaaaatatcttcgaGTTCCAGCGAATCGAAAAAACTCATGCAGGAATGGCAAGATCATTCCAAGCGAGGTTGGACGTGGGATAAGCGAAAGAGAGTTACACTCCCACGGAATAatcacgaatgaaaaaaactacgaaaacccaaaaatttcgaagaagaaaaaaccagcGTAACTGCACCGAAAACGAAAAGCAGAACCGACTTCGGTTCTTCCGACGCGGACATCGCTGTCCGCTTGTCGATTCAACTTTGACCGGTGGTACACTGGCGGCTCTGTCGTGACATTAAATAGACTCGGGCACTGCGCTTTCTCGTTTAATGTAGCCTccgcattttttataatcagaGACTCGTGTCGATTAGCAGgagaaagaagaggaaaatacggaatatttgaagaaacCTCGGAGCAGAACAAACTAAAAagggggagggagagaaaaagaggaaaaagagagaatgaactTGGGGATTTTTCTGTGGCTTTGTTCGTCAAAGATGAACCGCGACGCGACCTTTCACGGTCTTATCGAATCAAAGACGGGGAAGGGGAACGAGCATATCCAATCGTGTACGTGTACACATGTGCACGTGTATACATACAGTTCGACAACTTCGGCGTGCTGTAATTAGATTCAGTGGTAATCACCGGAGGATCCGGCGTTCAATGGAATCACCGTTGGCAATTTAACTCGCGATTCACAAGCCCAAAGATGCCGCTCGAAATAAAATGTCGTTCGagttataaaaaatcaaacaaacgtTGAGCCAATCATTTTTCGACTGAAGTCACTTTGACGAAGCCTGCAACGAACCGCTTCCGCAGTGCTTCATGGACTTTTACGTTCAAACTACGATTTCACAGGCCCTCGAAAGCTGACAGCgactttttcatttgaaaatcgattgaGGAAGATCGGGAGACTCGAAAATTCGTGCGCTAATTCATCGACAAACAAAtaagaataattttgcggAATACTGCGAATAAAAAACGTCGACGCTGTTGCTAAAGAAAGCAAACGCTATCAAACAAAAAACTTGCAGCATACACGAATGCTCCCATGTGCCGTTTACAAAGATAACAATGTAAACGGGCatattaaaataaatgatCCGACACAAGAAAAAGTATCAAGGAAGAGACTGTTTGTCTGTTAGTGTCAACGAGATTAACCGTAATCCGCTTATCAGACACGATTCTTTGGAGGGGTCAAGGTCCTTTGTGGACTGTCAACTCGCGGTACACAACACTCGGAAAAGCAACAATGTCGTGCACCGTTGCAGTGCAAAGGGAGATAGCATCAGTGATGTCATGTGCCCGATTACATCCAGCCTCGTCAATCACTAACGCCATCAAAGCGATGCATCTCATCGCACGAATTTGGCAATGAATTTTCGGGAGCAGCGGATTCATGGCCGCGAATTTCCGCCCGAGGAGAACGAAGGAGGAAACGTTAGCAGCGGTGGATTCCATCCAGCAGTATAACTAGGCCGCATCCCGTTTAAACTAGTGACACGAGAAGCGTTATAGGACAAGTGCAACTCGCGATGTGCGTCCTCATACGTTCCACACAATTGCGTCCAATGAAAGTTGATACGACGACAATTAGCTGATTGACCATCAAGCCCGGTACGTTGCTTAGATaactgaaaatatatttgtgaGCGAGTTTCTAGGGATTCGAATTCACTGAAGACAAAACAAATGAATTCCATACCGAGCCTGATGGCGAAACGAAGACTCGTGAAAACTCATtcgttattttgtttttcaacctCGAAGGCCATCGTTCATCTTATCTACCGAACCCAAAGTTCTTCATCTCCAATGAATTCCTCCGCATggtttttctcttttgaattttttaatttatttgttatGCAACTATCGTAATATCATCTCGCACTTTACACCCTCAGCATCGACCCGGTTTCTAATCAGTTTTATGCACGAATTCCATTTGGCAGCGAGGCCTTTACATCAGGAAAATAGGATTTTACTCGAATTGAATTCGTCGTCCAAGGGAAATTTGAGACACAAATAACTCGCTCCTGATTACTGAGCTTGTTAGGTGCAGTTTCGATCTTCCTTATTTGGCTGGatgtttttcaactttcataAAACTTGGGAGGATGTCAGCAGTgagaattgacaaaaaaaaactgagcattTCTACGAATTTCGAACCTTTTTCGACCTGCTCTTTAATGGTtggattttttctctccgttatTAAAATATCTCTGAACTCGGACTCAGTGGTTATGATCAGAGGCTTTGGGAGCGTTTCactgaaatttttataatgaaaaaaattcggctGCAAGGTCGGCTCATTTGGAAATCGTGAgaatatcatttttctccGTACCCACGAAAACGTAAAAAACTCTTTTCGCATAACACGAGCGTCAATATTCACGGTTTTGTGATGTCTTATCTCTCGATTAGGTACGAACAGAAACACTTCCAGTCAAAACTGGAAATACCGAATTCTATGAACTGATCATTTGCAGCACGAATACAAAATGCTTGATTGTATTCGTGTTTTCACACTCCTAACTCCAGCACCATTCACAAACCGAAGTGAAAAGTCTTCAATGGAACAAATGACAACTTTAATGACACCACAAAGTTTAAAAGAATTGattgtgatttttatttagtgTGCACTTCAtcctacgaaaaaaaatgatcgatcgCCTCAATTATCTTTCACCACAATTATTTCAATGGTTTTTCGTGAAACTGGAAACTTATTCAACTCATTTAGGGACCTCGCGCGCTTCATTAGTGTTACCCGATGATCGATCACGAATCCTTCGAAGAAAATGATCGATCACCTCATAAATATTTGCCGCGattatttcattattgttttcatgaTATTACAGACGTTTTCGATTATTTAAGAGGTTTCACTCTTTTCATAAGTGTTACCCGACAATGTTCGACCACAAGTCAGTTATTTAATTCGCAAAAATTACGTTTTAATGAATGACAATTTTGACTTTTTTATATTagaaacgaaaatataatatcCGAATTTATTGCTCGATGTTTAAGTGCCGCAGGCCTCAACGTTTCTGTCAACCCTCGACAGAAGGTTTTGCCAGCCCGAGCCTCGTGAGTCGCGATTCTCGTATTTACCCTTCGCATCGAAGTCGCGAATTTCTTCGATCGAActggaataataataactgaAAAACTGAGAGACAATCGTGCCTGCACCCGCGGTAGTTCcgagataaaaatgagaaaagaagAGCGATGAAGAAGATAGTGGCGTAACGGTGGCGAACTCGACACTGGCCAGGAATAGATGGACCAACGAACGGACCGGAGATAGTACATTCGTCGTTGAGACGAATCCTCGTGGTCGAGTCGTTTAAGACGACGACGTTTCGTCGCTCTCTCGTGAGCACTTTCCGCGTATACGTCACGAGAATCGTATTAACGCAAGCGCGAGAATCTTATCATGAAGATTCACTTAACTTACTGCGTGTATGTTTCGTTTACATTGAAACAGAGGCAGATGTAACCGATTAAATCACGGAAATCGAGCAggtgccatttttttctttgtcgcTTGTAATTGCATGGTCCAGATGTGCCCTTAACGAATTAGTTTGTGTCTTAGATCCATCGCATTCGAATTTAAATTGAATTCAACGAAACCTGGTCCCACCGGCGGAATATTATGCTCGCGATGTTGAAGcaccgaaatttttttaagcctGAGATTAAGCAACAAATAAATGACGTTTTTTCAAACACCTGATTTTGATTTATTGATATTGTTTAAGATATCTtgctcttttcctctttttacGTATTGCCCTTGAATACATGCgtcgaaaagagaaaagagcacAAGGGAGAATCGTGAACGAGACAATTCAGTGTGCTACGAAGATTTATGGTAGACTCAGAATGAGCAGTCGTTTGTACGTCTTGTTCACGGGCATTCGAAATACACGAAAATCCAACAGGTTTGTCTAGAGCTTGGAATAACTACCCTTGAGCCGGTTAGAGACACTCTCTGGCTTAATAATCCCAAAGTAGTGCGAGAATTCTATTTTTCAACTGTAGACACCACTCGCGAAAGTCTGTTACCACTTGACGGAGCTCAAAGTGAATAGACTCGATGTGCTTTTTTCTCGTATTACCGGAAACGTATGGATCATTTCGAgtgaattttacaaaattggtgtaacaatatcattttttttccacaaccTCGAAAAGTGAATCGATGGACACAGGGCCCAACGGTTGttcgattttataaaaaaaattttttaacaatcgtTTCTCTGACTTCAGAGTAACAACGAGCACTTCTTAACCGTAGTAAATTGAACAGAAAGATTATCTTGAATGtatcaaaaattcaatgaaatttcgatcctTAAACTGTCTGTTTTACGCTTTCTCAGGGATCCTCgacaataattattattccaTTTGCTATCGAGATCTGCAATTAATCAGCTATCTTTTGAGTTCATCGGAATTTGCTGATTAATGCTACTGGTAAAGAAgtattcgaaagagatttatCATCTCGTTGCACAGATGCTTAACAGATGATCTTCTGTTTCTTCTCATTTCTGTACATCTCTTTTATTTagaaatatataatatatatatcgatATGTAGGGAAGATTGTCTGTCTGTGCCTATTTTTAACGACTCATAAAAGCTGTGAATCATTGaacaaatttataaaaatattttatattctcGCAACCCACTACGTAAGTTTTAGGCTTTATAGGATTTCTCTACTCTCTTTAGGCACATTCTCTATACAAAAATGGTTTAAAATGTATTAACAAAGTGACGGGACTGGGAATCGAAAATAAGTTTTTATTTGTTCATTTTAAGATTCTATTCCCATTCATTTCAAACTAACTATTCcgattttttaacaaaattcaattttcacgtttcaatTCTATTGAGGAGCAAGACTGTGATGATCTTGATATTACAGTTTCGAAGAAAGCGATACGATTCgaaaaattcctaaatttttattttcagtttatttttttcggggTTGGTATTATTTCGGGAATGAAATTCCAACGGTGTCAAAGAttgtacaaataaaaaattgacgaaatatTGTAGCTCGGGACTCccaaatgaattttgataCCCACTATATATTGGACGTCGGATGAGTACAAACGTGTTTATCGAATCATATAAATAATGCATATATTTACTTAAGTTTTATAGATTAGTTCACATATTgcactcattatttttaatgatCTCCGCAATTTGCGATACGTCAATAGAACGAGATAAGACGAGAAAATCTCGTGTATAAACATCAACGCTATCACCATACGATACTGATCCAAGGATAAGCAGCTTTCCAGTGCAAAATTATTACTGAAACTATTCCCACGCTACGATTATTTATCATTGTTTAAGAATAATgaatattcattgaaaatacgTATGGAACCTTGAGTCAATCTGAATGGtactggagaaaaaaaaatttattttataaaacgtgaaaaaataaaaattttgaataaaatgacTTTCTTCCATGAAACTTTGTTTCAATAGATTGTTTAACGGATCCTCGGGCTCTAAATTTACAATAGGAATTTAGGAAATACGATAATGAATCCACTCACATTCCAACCCACTGATCCGAGAATGATGTCGGTAACATTTTCATTGTCATCTCTATCGCTGTCCGATTCGAGCAAAGCTTCGGTCGGTTCTTCGATACTTCCTGCCTCGCTGACATCCTCATCAGGGCTTTCTTCCTCCGATTTATCGTGTCGCGAAGGTAATGGACCTTCTGCGACTTCCTGAGCTCGGGCCTTTTCGGCAAGCAGAGTTCccaaattctcgaaaaaaccGCCATCAGCTTCTTGAATtctggaaataataaaatccaaaaattgAGGCAACGGACACCTTCGtcgtttgtttttgttttttatccgTGCTACAGACTGCTACAGATCTACAAATCAACTTCCGAAGAACTAATTCATTCATTATTCGTGTAAATAGTTTTCGACGACTTCGTAATAAATGAATTAATCCGACCAAGAATTATTTGGCAACTTATCAGAGATCTTGATTCAAGCGCTGAGATTTAGGCCAAATGATACTGACCAACGACAAATTCGTGGATATATTATGTGTACGTGCAAACACAACATTTCAGACGcataactttcaaatttcgagtgtAACGCGTACCGCAAAATCTTTGTACAGGTTCGTGATTGCATGCCATTTGTCAATTACCACGCAATATGTAAATCAGAGATTCGAGAAAGGACTGAACTCGTATTTTCTAGACTATTGATTTCAACGAATTAAAGAACGTTggtgatttttatttgtacaaTGAGAAAACGTATTTGTTTTGTATAGCAAggaatatatattatttttcacgaattttcaaagtatttacccaccgattacaaacagcatagtatttttttaatttctcccaTCATTTTTCGTCCcatcaattctaaacagctttatatggatagcaaaaagtgaggcacgtgaga
It encodes:
- the stac gene encoding protein unc-13 homolog 4B isoform X1; translated protein: MLSILTDTTLDGETRIPVHPRRKKSPKKIIRNDKTLTAIDDKSCLKTSDWKLIENVNLASDVQLNASEKYRCPKLKNNWYRRLKRDILKNFRTKIHPQFRDGIQEADGGFFENLGTLLAEKARAQEVAEGPLPSRHDKSEEESPDEDVSEAGSIEEPTEALLESDSDRDDNENVTDIILGSVGWNIEELYSTLVYMTQHQVGYDVSNECGQDALLNHLQQAFKVDNETHEQVLEDTRNMEAPVMHLNVEVIEAKELVSKDANGKSDPFCALYLESTPTRRYNTAVKTATLTPVWEEHFELPLEDAENDALCLEVWDFDAAETVPEKMSKVKDVKGVRGLVKLAKEIAVTATTGSHDNEFIGRSRIPLKDIPVTGHSMWYSLEKKHKSKRRGVVRLRLAFSAEHNTRVAAQEHRHLLRILLLYELETEKTEKYCWCGRWSAAAEALVLQHRAQKGLLARNVALSQWVEYSRIHQKHPLHFAVFNKLAIELLRPLESGLFSNDEVILFWDATRKLLHSCFNSIRKIRKLTDGDKNSMAQMSAVLGIISSVSTLQVPEDFDLFPTKMYAWFPEPDGPKPDVLQALEFTVIQGGAEWWDHILQNNTPESDTDEDAIKLHIKIIQLVRADLQRAAEVYDRMFIKKVNFPYARTLYIMYEKRVSDLCMIIVEDVCLRLKRIEVENNDDAELSLGTTLFELYLTLQRFAVLGQVLCIDGLDHMKIQSYHEWFRAGVAHWLDMAVYKALTRIDRAVKFDTLQPVDSSVLYSSSAVDTLGIFCQIKIFWTQLAWPDIEGSYTFIAKIIDDICKCSIAYADMMAAKVEKVTQIDQENDNTSSVYEKKFEVSTAWCLAINNIDYIRSSIKPWANDLGLQGIVDALAENKTQQEADRCRQTLELIIDNATDTVRNKIIELLEVVANKMAPAMSRYLMEGAELVDTTSNALDRLLRYLDENITILHDYLNEDNFQRILLVIWEIMSETLYQLVNNNLGKRRPPSFYSNLHRTLHTLIRFFNLGADETSNVQVLEKIEHLLKLHGMETAELIHRFNLDRVQEQKDMEESVHGMLTVRAQFVDNSLNVQILNARNLRPMDSNGDFIGKLSTIERKLHSKSKQRLREMKTSKCDAYVKLRLLPEEKFNEIKTPKTHVQKETLFPLFDETLTIPLTTDQRNLEDAILVFEVKDKDFLRTRFMAEAFLQFNEIPSTGHESGIESLEQIHLKLSRPTDRDTDVIRALEHRKGDNQAMEFISKLNAKSGSR
- the stac gene encoding protein unc-13 homolog 4B isoform X2, with amino-acid sequence MDEEAMWKNFYHKIVEEKEAKELAREEKTEHEIRKDRRKMAHFVKFDEKHPYFAIAACRMTQKPEVKPITMARIYWKFAAHNFINTRIQEADGGFFENLGTLLAEKARAQEVAEGPLPSRHDKSEEESPDEDVSEAGSIEEPTEALLESDSDRDDNENVTDIILGSVGWNIEELYSTLVYMTQHQVGYDVSNECGQDALLNHLQQAFKVDNETHEQVLEDTRNMEAPVMHLNVEVIEAKELVSKDANGKSDPFCALYLESTPTRRYNTAVKTATLTPVWEEHFELPLEDAENDALCLEVWDFDAAETVPEKMSKVKDVKGVRGLVKLAKEIAVTATTGSHDNEFIGRSRIPLKDIPVTGHSMWYSLEKKHKSKRRGVVRLRLAFSAEHNTRVAAQEHRHLLRILLLYELETEKTEKYCWCGRWSAAAEALVLQHRAQKGLLARNVALSQWVEYSRIHQKHPLHFAVFNKLAIELLRPLESGLFSNDEVILFWDATRKLLHSCFNSIRKIRKLTDGDKNSMAQMSAVLGIISSVSTLQVPEDFDLFPTKMYAWFPEPDGPKPDVLQALEFTVIQGGAEWWDHILQNNTPESDTDEDAIKLHIKIIQLVRADLQRAAEVYDRMFIKKVNFPYARTLYIMYEKRVSDLCMIIVEDVCLRLKRIEVENNDDAELSLGTTLFELYLTLQRFAVLGQVLCIDGLDHMKIQSYHEWFRAGVAHWLDMAVYKALTRIDRAVKFDTLQPVDSSVLYSSSAVDTLGIFCQIKIFWTQLAWPDIEGSYTFIAKIIDDICKCSIAYADMMAAKVEKVTQIDQENDNTSSVYEKKFEVSTAWCLAINNIDYIRSSIKPWANDLGLQGIVDALAENKTQQEADRCRQTLELIIDNATDTVRNKIIELLEVVANKMAPAMSRYLMEGAELVDTTSNALDRLLRYLDENITILHDYLNEDNFQRILLVIWEIMSETLYQLVNNNLGKRRPPSFYSNLHRTLHTLIRFFNLGADETSNVQVLEKIEHLLKLHGMETAELIHRFNLDRVQEQKDMEESVHGMLTVRAQFVDNSLNVQILNARNLRPMDSNGDFIGKLSTIERKLHSKSKQRLREMKTSKCDAYVKLRLLPEEKFNEIKTPKTHVQKETLFPLFDETLTIPLTTDQRNLEDAILVFEVKDKDFLRTRFMAEAFLQFNEIPSTGHESGIESLEQIHLKLSRPTDRDTDVIRALEHRKGDNQAMEFISKLNAKSGSR